Proteins encoded by one window of Flavobacterium sp. N502540:
- a CDS encoding TetR/AcrR family transcriptional regulator, which translates to MASKDRILRQKEETRSNILDAAYTIVKDEGWQGLSMRKIADKIEYTAPIIYEYFSNKDAILRELTGKGFTKLAKELEEAKAKFNKPEDQLEAMWMAYWDFAFTDTEMYQVMFGVQMNCCSQQCDAAKMPYKLFTTVIAEVMKNSNPSEEVVKQKYFTFFSVIHGLIAINIINKSDVMETINNQILKDAIGGIIKSIQ; encoded by the coding sequence ATGGCAAGTAAAGATCGTATTTTAAGACAAAAAGAAGAGACAAGAAGTAACATTCTTGATGCTGCTTACACTATCGTTAAAGACGAAGGGTGGCAAGGTCTGAGTATGAGAAAAATTGCTGATAAAATTGAATACACCGCTCCTATTATTTATGAATACTTTTCAAACAAAGATGCCATTTTAAGGGAACTAACCGGGAAAGGCTTTACTAAATTAGCAAAGGAACTTGAAGAGGCTAAAGCTAAATTTAATAAACCGGAAGATCAGTTGGAAGCCATGTGGATGGCATATTGGGATTTTGCTTTTACAGATACCGAAATGTATCAGGTAATGTTTGGTGTACAGATGAATTGCTGTTCTCAACAATGCGACGCTGCCAAAATGCCTTATAAACTGTTTACAACGGTTATTGCCGAAGTAATGAAAAACAGCAATCCAAGTGAAGAAGTAGTCAAACAAAAATATTTTACTTTCTTTTCTGTCATTCACGGTTTGATCGCTATCAATATCATCAACAAAAGTGACGTAATGGAAACAATCAACAATCAAATTCTGAAAGATGCGATTGGTGGTATCATAAAATCAATACAATAA